Proteins encoded in a region of the Pseudomonas syringae KCTC 12500 genome:
- the hrcN gene encoding type III secretion system ATPase HrcN has protein sequence MNAALNLWKDAHAKRLSQYCAVRVIGRVSAVRGILLECKIPSAKVGDLCEVSKADGSLLLAEIVGFTQECTLLSALGPPDGIQVGAPIRPLGVAHRIGVDDSLLGCVLDGFGRPLMGDCLGAFAGPEDRRTTLPVIADALPPTQRPRITRALPTGIRAIDSAILLGEGQRVGLFAGAGCGKTTLMAELARNMDCDVIVFGLIGERGRELREFLDHELDETLRRRSVLVCATSDRSSMERARAAFTATAIAEAFRARGQKVLLLLDSLTRFARAQREIGIASGEPLGRGGLPPSVYTLLPRLVERAGMSENGSITALYTVLIEQDSMNDPVADEVRSLLDGHIVLSRKLAERGHYPAIDVSASISRILSNVTGREHQRANNRLRQLLAAYKQVEMLLRLGEYQAGADPVTDCAVQLNEAINAFLRQDLREPVPLQETLDRLLQLTSQLPE, from the coding sequence GTGAATGCAGCACTGAACCTGTGGAAAGACGCGCACGCCAAGCGTTTGAGCCAGTACTGCGCGGTGCGCGTCATTGGCCGCGTCAGCGCCGTGCGCGGAATTCTGCTGGAGTGCAAGATTCCATCGGCCAAGGTCGGCGATCTGTGTGAAGTGAGCAAAGCCGACGGCTCGTTGCTGCTGGCCGAAATCGTCGGCTTCACCCAGGAATGCACGCTGCTCAGTGCCTTGGGCCCACCCGACGGTATTCAGGTCGGCGCGCCGATCCGCCCGCTGGGCGTGGCACACCGGATCGGCGTCGATGACAGCCTGCTCGGCTGTGTACTGGACGGTTTCGGGCGCCCGCTGATGGGCGATTGCCTCGGCGCTTTCGCCGGCCCCGAGGACCGCCGCACGACGCTGCCGGTGATCGCCGACGCCCTGCCGCCGACCCAGCGACCGCGTATCACCCGGGCGTTACCCACCGGGATACGCGCCATCGACAGCGCGATTCTGCTCGGCGAGGGCCAGCGTGTCGGGCTGTTCGCCGGAGCAGGCTGCGGCAAGACCACGCTGATGGCCGAACTGGCGCGCAACATGGATTGTGACGTCATCGTTTTCGGCCTGATTGGCGAACGGGGCCGCGAACTGCGCGAGTTTCTCGACCACGAACTGGACGAAACCCTGCGCCGCCGCTCGGTGCTGGTCTGTGCAACATCCGATCGTTCCAGCATGGAGCGCGCCCGCGCTGCGTTCACCGCGACCGCCATCGCCGAAGCCTTTCGCGCCCGAGGCCAGAAAGTGCTGTTGCTGCTCGACTCGCTGACCCGCTTCGCCCGCGCGCAACGGGAAATCGGCATTGCTTCGGGCGAGCCGCTGGGGCGCGGCGGTCTGCCACCCTCGGTGTACACCCTGCTGCCACGCCTGGTGGAACGCGCCGGGATGAGCGAGAACGGTTCGATCACCGCGCTTTACACGGTGCTGATCGAACAGGACTCGATGAACGATCCGGTCGCCGACGAAGTGCGCTCGCTGCTCGACGGGCACATCGTACTGTCGCGCAAACTGGCCGAGCGCGGGCACTACCCGGCGATCGATGTGTCGGCCAGCATCAGCCGGATTCTGAGCAACGTCACCGGTCGCGAACATCAACGGGCGAACAATCGCCTGCGCCAGTTACTGGCTGCCTATAAACAAGTGGAAATGCTCCTGCGCCTGGGTGAATACCAGGCCGGGGCCGACCCGGTCACCGACTGTGCCGTGCAACTGAACGAGGCCATAAACGCGTTCCTGCGCCAGGACCTGCGTGAACCCGTGCCCTTGCAGGAAACCCTCGACAGGCTGCTGCAACTCACCTCTCAACTGCCGGAGTAG
- the sctD gene encoding type III secretion system inner membrane ring subunit SctD codes for MFELRVLNGQHQGAALPLIGEQWSIGSAGQHDLALDDAGVESLHCRLQRVDDNWTLNAEQGAVCDEQGNARPSIDLTLNNAFMLGSVWLCVSSAGDEWPSVPAVIPKQPEAESGPARNDVPLEKVKSRSQFLNRTTGIIAGLLVGVIGSAWSLTRPPAIAMDQSPAHLTAATTEASPDIPKAPARAANPVTDKRIRLSSADDVRHQLSTMLSDRLLTDVSVEETPDGLVLNGDLKEESLLVYQRMLQRFKTLYDSPVTVLDNVGSNRNTLPFVVVQIMTGPHAHLVTADGRRVYVGDEVDGLRLTRIDNQRLQFDGNRHIEVNW; via the coding sequence ATGTTTGAATTACGCGTACTGAACGGCCAGCACCAAGGCGCGGCATTACCGCTGATCGGTGAGCAATGGTCGATTGGCTCTGCCGGACAACACGATCTGGCGCTGGACGATGCGGGCGTGGAAAGCCTGCATTGCCGCCTGCAACGTGTCGACGACAACTGGACACTGAACGCTGAACAAGGCGCGGTCTGCGACGAACAGGGCAACGCCCGGCCGAGCATCGACCTGACGCTCAACAACGCCTTCATGCTGGGTTCGGTGTGGCTGTGCGTTTCGTCTGCGGGCGATGAATGGCCCTCCGTGCCCGCCGTGATTCCCAAACAGCCTGAGGCCGAATCCGGGCCGGCACGCAACGACGTGCCGCTGGAGAAGGTCAAGTCCCGCTCGCAGTTTCTCAACCGCACCACGGGCATCATCGCCGGGCTGCTGGTGGGCGTCATCGGCAGCGCCTGGAGCCTGACCCGCCCGCCCGCTATTGCGATGGATCAGAGCCCGGCACACCTGACGGCCGCCACGACAGAGGCCTCGCCCGATATACCCAAGGCGCCAGCCAGGGCTGCAAACCCTGTGACCGACAAACGCATACGTCTGAGCAGCGCGGATGACGTCCGCCACCAGTTGAGCACCATGCTCAGCGACCGCCTGCTGACTGATGTCAGCGTAGAAGAGACGCCCGACGGGCTGGTCCTAAACGGCGATCTGAAAGAAGAATCGCTGCTGGTCTACCAGCGCATGCTTCAGCGCTTCAAGACCCTGTACGACTCGCCGGTAACCGTTCTGGACAACGTGGGCAGCAATCGCAACACCCTGCCCTTTGTGGTGGTTCAGATCATGACCGGGCCGCATGCGCATCTGGTGACTGCCGACGGTCGACGGGTTTACGTAGGTGACGAAGTGGATGGCCTGCGCCTCACCCGAATCGATAATCAGCGCCTGCAATTCGACGGTAATCGCCATATCGAGGTGAACTGGTGA